The Pochonia chlamydosporia 170 chromosome 3, whole genome shotgun sequence genome contains the following window.
cgtgGCCTGCGCTTGTACGGGCTGGGGAGCAGGTTCGGAGGAGCCGCCGGAGAAGAAGCCACCGATGGCGTGGCCGACAGACGAGCCGATGGCAACACCACTGATCAAGGTTAGTTTTTCACGATTCATCAAGACATGAGGCCTAGGTGATGGCGAGAGAATTCGACGCCTAGAGTGATTCGTATACGTACGCTGCAGTGCTGGCCATCTGGCCGAACAGTCCTGGGCCCTGGGAGGCAGCGGGTGCGGGAGCCATTTGTTGAGGAGCACCGTGCTGAGGACCGGCCATGGTGGTCGCCGGACGCTGCTGTTGAGGCATCGGGTTTGAAGCAGGGACCGTGGGACGGGTGGGAGCCCTTGAAGGGGCGGGAGCGCGACCGGCGGATCTGTTGCGAGGCATGGTGTGAtgttgtggtttggtggttgtgggAGTGATGGGAGGATGTCAAATGAAATGTGAAAGGAAGAAGCTGGGAGAAGAGTTGGCGATGTTTCTGGATCGGAGCGCAATCTGGCCAATGGGAGGGTGTGGGTTTGTCGGCGTGGGTCGGGTGGCCTCGGTAGAGTTATGGCAAGGGTCCAGGGCAGTGGCGGATGGGATTGAGTGTGAATTTCGCATGACTTGAAGGAGGTATATGATG
Protein-coding sequences here:
- a CDS encoding CHCH domain-containing protein (similar to Metarhizium robertsii ARSEF 23 XP_007819945.1) gives rise to the protein MPRNRSAGRAPAPSRAPTRPTVPASNPMPQQQRPATTMAGPQHGAPQQMAPAPAASQGPGLFGQMASTAAGVAIGSSVGHAIGGFFSGGSSEPAPQPVQAQATQQQQEWGNNCQAATQQFTKCMDDNSGNMQICNWYLEQLKACQAAASQY